From one Chanodichthys erythropterus isolate Z2021 chromosome 3, ASM2448905v1, whole genome shotgun sequence genomic stretch:
- the LOC137004999 gene encoding gastrula zinc finger protein XlCGF57.1-like, protein MMIHTGEKPFACGQCEKRCSTKQNLELHMKVHTGEKTFTCDHCEKRFLNKQNLKIHTRVHTGEKPFMCDKCEKRFANKYNLDLHKRVHTREKPHACHQCGKSYTQPAHLKEHMRIHTGEKPFKCDQCEKRFQYKQSLVLHMRVHTEEKPFTCDQCGKSFTYKNNHDDHMRIHSGEKPFTCDQCGKSFAQSYHLKGHMRIHSGEKPFTCDQCEKRFSNKQCLKLHMRVHTGEKPFACDQWGKTFLTASHLKLHQRIHTGEKPYKCSHCDKRFTQSVNLKTHESIHSGEKLHMCDQCGKRFAIKSYLKIHMKTHTVEKPHHPSLKSRICAERDGSLRDTYLKERRKETVKRSGSAAESAKMWKYSVVLSFLDPLSGNIESSDRDEQTPQGLTTQIRQKQQGYRRQEVC, encoded by the exons AtgatgatccacactggagaaaagccattTGCCTGTGGTCAGTGTGAAAAGAGATGTTCGACCAAACAAAATCTTGAGCTTCACATGaaagttcatactggagagaagacCTTCACATGTGATCATTGTGAAAAGAGATTTTTGAACAAACAGAATCTTAAGATTCACACaagagttcatactggagagaagccattcatGTGTGATAAGTGTGAAAAGAGATTCGCAAATAAATATAATCTAGATCTTCACAAGAGAGTTCATACTAGAGAGAAGCCCCATGCATGTCaccagtgtgggaagagttacACACAACCAGCACACCTTAAGgaacacatgaggatccacaccggagagaagccattcaAGTGTGATCAGTGTGAAAAGAGATTCCAGTACAAACAAAGTCTTGTgcttcacatgagagttcatactgaagagaagccattcacatgtgatcaatgtggaaagagtttcacatataaaaataatcatGATGACCACATGAGGATCCAttctggagagaagccattcacatgtgatcaatgtgggaagagtttcgcACAATCATATCACCTTAAAggacacatgaggatccactctggagagaagccattcacatgtgatcaatgtgaaAAGAGATTTTCGAACAAACAATGTCTTAAgcttcacatgagagttcatactggagaaaagccaTTCGCATGTGATCAATGGGGCAAAACATTTCTTACGGCATCACA tttgaaactgcaccagagaattcacactggagagaaaccttacaagtgttcacactgtgacaagagattcactCAGTCAgtaaatctgaaaacacatgagagtaTTCACTCTGGAGAGAAGCTGCAcatgtgtgatcagtgtggaaagagattTGCTATTAAAAGTtacctgaagatacacatgaagacCCATAcagtggagaaaccacatcaccCCAGTTTGAAATCACG gatctgtgcagaacGAGATGGAAGTCTGAGGGACACATATTTGAAAGAGAGGAGAAAGGAGACAGTGAAAAGAAGTGGGTCAGCAGCAGAGTCAGCCAAAATGTGGAAGTACTCTGTGGTCCTGTCCTTCCTCGACCCCTTGAGCGGGAATATAGAGAGTAGCGACAGGGATGAGCAGACCCCGCAGGGTTTGACCACCCAGATCAGGCAGAAGCAGCAGGGCTATCGGAGACAAGAGGTGTGTTGA